In the Marinobacter sp. Arc7-DN-1 genome, CCAGCAGCATCTGGAGGGGTGCCATCTCCCGCAGGGAAAGCTTGAACGCCGTTGCTACCGTTGACCACAACAGTACCGTGCCAAGGCCATACAGCATGGCCTGTTTCTGGTTCGTCATTCCCCGCCTCCGGCCGGCAACTGAAGCTCCATCGAGTCACTCCCATAGTCCCTGAATCGTTTTGGGCGACAGTGTAATCCAATCGCACCCTGTTACCCACGACCGCGGGTGTTCTTGTGTTACCTTGTATATCGATATCAAACAAGGACCGAGAGAACTGGAGTTCCCGTTATGCACACGTTCCGTTTCAGGTTTTGGCCACTGTGCGCCGCCTTGGTATTGGCGTTGGCCGGATGCTCGGACAACCAGAATGCCGGCAACGGGGACAGCACGGCCGGAACCCCAGAGCCGCCCGAGTATCCCGTCACCTGGCGGTTTGCCCTGGAAGAGATTGAGGGCAGTGTTCAGCATGCCTACGCCGAGGCCCTGAAAGAGCGCATTGAGGAGCGTTCCGACGGCAGGATTCTGATAGACATCTTCCCTTACGGCTCCCTCGGAACCTCGACCCAGCTCACCGAACTGGTCCGGAACGGTTCGGTAAACCTCGCTTTCGCCTCACCCGGGCACCTGGCCGACAAGGTGCCGGAAGCGGGCATCTTCACCCTGCACTTTATTCTGCCCGAAGACTCCCAAATCACCCGGCAACTGCTGGCAAGCCCGGAACTGACCGGTCTGTTTGAGCAGCCCTACGCGCGCCAGAACATGAAATTGCTGGGCTTCGTTCCGGAAGGCTGGATGGCCTGGACGGCGGATAAGGCTCTGCGCACCCCGGAAGATTTCCAGGGACTCCGGATCCGAACCATGACCTCCAATATGGCCGAAGAAGCCTATCGCGCTTACGGTGCCGAACCCAGCCAGATTCCCTATTCGCAGGTATACAGTGATCTCCAGCTCCGGAAGATTGATGGCCAGAGCAATCCCGTTTTTGCGATTGAGGAAATGGATTTCCATGAAGTCCAGAGTACGCTGACCCTTGCACGGCCCGCACAGTTTGTCTCGTCGGTTATCTCAAATCTGGAGTGGTACGACTCATTACCGGAAAACCAGAAACAATGGCTGGACAACGCCCTGAAAGATGTCGCGGAAATTGCCTGGAAAACCCAGGAAGAGCTCAATCAGACACGGCTTGAGAAAATGCTGGAAGAGGGTCAACTGAGCGTTGTTCGGCTCACCGATGCGGAACGGAAGGCTTTTCGTGAGGCGAGCAGGCCGGTGCGGGACATTTATCTGGAACGCACCGGAGAAAGTGGGCAGAAAATCCTGGAAAAGCTGCTTCAGCTGATTGAGGAGTTCGAAGCCGGAAGCCGCGAATCAGCGGTTTCCGGCAACGGGGGCTGAAACAAAACTGACTCCCTCGGCAGCCAGTGCACTTGCCCCCCGGGCCGTCAATTCGGAGATAAAGCGAAACTGGTCCTTCAGCTCAACCGGATAAGCCTTCAGGCGGTAACACATCCCCCAGGGATTATTGGAAACCACAACCACCACTGGCCGAAACGTCCGTGTGTGGGGGCACGTGTAGGCCACATCCCGCAGCAGGCCCAGAACCCTGCTTACATCATGGTGGGGCTCAAGATTGAATTCCGCCACACACATCAGGTTATCCGTGCCATCGTTGGAATTTGCGATCAGTGACGCCCAAAGCTTGCCATGGGGAATCACAACCACAGTGTCATCCGGTGTCACAAGTTCGGCAGCACGGGCACCGATCGAACGCACTTCCCCGTATTTGCCGTCCACTTCTATCCAGTCCCCCGGGCGGTAAGGCATCTCATACAGAGTCACGATGCCAGCAATCAGGCTGTTGGCGTAATCCTTGAAAGCAAAGCCAAGGGCCAGGCCCAGCGCACCAAAGATGGCCACCATATTCTCGAAAGAGGGTTCCACCAGGATCGGAACCACCACAATGATGGTCCCCACAATGATGATCAGCCGCAGCAGCGGAACGGATGCCAGGATGTAGAACCGGGGTTTGCCGCCCAGCTTTCCTGCGATTTTCGGAAGTAGCTTCTGAATGGCGATGGTCAGCGCTGTTGCGGCAAGCACCACGACCAGTGCCTCCAGCAATGCCTTGTAGGTAATCGCCGAAAACGCTTCCTGGATACCAAGATCACCCATGATTCATCTCCTAGAACATGTCTACCGGGAAGCCCCAGCTTTGCAGGTGTCGCCGGATAGACGGATATCCAGATGCAGTGACTTTCCAGCAATCGCTGGATTCCACTTGTTCAATCAGCTCTGAGCGGGCCAGCCGGGACAGCACGAAACCCAGTTGAGGCTCCTGGACACCTGTCACCAGCTCGAGGAACGATGTATTCAGCCCCTCATGCAGGAGCAAGGCATGTAAAACAAGACCAATACTGTCTCCCTGGATCTGTGGAACAGCCGGAAGACTCAACTGGTCAAACGGAACGACCCAACAGCGGGCACAGCTTGCGTCTTTAACAGGTTCTTCCGCCAGATTCTCCATTGCCGGGTTGTCTTCGGGGCGCGCTCTGAGTGACCGCCGCCAGATTGCGAGCGCAACCCCCGGATTGCCCCGGGCAACAGACGCCAGATCCCTGAGAAATCCACTGTGTTTGTGTTTTTTGCCCTGCACTGGATTCGCCGTTGGCAACACATAGAAGCCATCATCAGCCATCCGCGCGATCACTGCCTGTCCGCCAGTGCCTGAAGCAAGGCATTCAAACCAGTCTCCGAGCATTGTGGCCGTCATCGGTGCCGGAGTCAGCGGTGCCAGGTGGGTGTCTCCAAAGTAGGATGACCAGAACTGCCAGCACCAGCTGGAACAGCCAATGAGACCAGGGGCGAGCCCGCCAGCAGCCACTCGCCGAAGCAATTCACGAATCAACGCCAGGCCAGACAGATGGCGAAGCCAGAAATCGGCCAATTCCGGAATGACCCAAGGCCGGGAAAGATCCTGTCTATCCCACCAATCCCTGGCGCCCTGATCGTCGAGCAATAGATTCTCGGGAGGCGCTATCAGGGACCATTGATCTGTCCCACTGCTCCTCCCCGCCTGAAGCTCCGGGAAATATTCAAGTGCAGACCGCACCCCCGAAAATGGAGGCGCCACAAGAAAGGTCACGTCGCGGCTGGACCGCGCAACCGACCGACTGGCTTCCAGAGCACTCCAAAGCGCATCTGCCAGCTTTGGGAAATCCGGCTGTGGAGCCAGGCCCTGAAGCTCGGACTGGGCTAATTCAGGCAGGTTATCAAGGCTTTCAAAGGTTTCGTCTTCCTGCACAACACCCGCACGGATCTGCGCCAGGATGTGGAGAAGGGCATCCTTCAGTGACCGCCTGGCGGAGGTTTCGGGTGTTTTCCATTCGTCTACAGGGGTGAGGCCACCCTGCAGACAGGTGCTTTCAATCTTCTGAACCGGCTTTTCTGTCAATCAGATCGCTCCTCCGAACCGTCAACCGGCCGGGCTATTCAGACACCAGCCACTCGACTCCATGAGACAGATTCAGGGCATCGGGACCGGCAATATCATTCATCATCGCCGACAACCGGGTATCAAATCCCCAGGGCGGATTAATCACCAGAAGCCCAGAGCCTGTCATGCCCCGCTCCGGTGGCGTTCGCAGATGCACCTCACTGCACAGCACCTTACGGACAGCGGTGGCCCTGACAGCGTCTTTCAACTGCTCGTGAAGACCACTGGTCAGTACCGGATACCAGACAAGATAGACCCCATGCCGGCACTTTTGCCACGCTTTCCCCATAGTTTCGGCAACATCCCGGTAATCGGACTTGATTTCATAGGATGGATCAATCAGTGCCAGCAGGCGAGGCTGCTTCGGAGGTAACTGCCTGAGAAGGCCCGCCAGGCCATCCTGCCTTAGCACGCGGGCCCGGCCAGCAGACGCCCAGTCCGCCAGCTGTTCACCTTCAGCGGGATGGAGCTCAAACAGGGTCAGACCATCTTCGGCCCGGAGAAAATGCCGAAACCAGGCAGGTGACCCCGGGTAAACCGTCAGTTCTCCGCTTCCGGCATTGAACTGTGCCATAACATCCAGCACCGGCCGCCAGTCCTCCGATCGCAACTGTTCCCGGGCCTTCCAGAGTTTCTGGATACCGCTGTCCGCTTCGCCCGTTTTCCGGGCTTTTTCACTGCGCAAGTCATAGATGGCACTGCCGGCATGGGTATCAAAGCCGGCAATGCCGGATTTCTTAGCCTGCATCATTGCCAGGGCCAGCGTCAGCGCCGCATGTTTCTGGACATCGGCAAAGTTTCCGGCGTGGAAGGCGTGTAGATAGCTGAGCATAGGGCTTCCTGAATGGTCAGAACTCGCGCCTATTAAGCCGCAGGATTGTCTGCAATGCCACCCCGTCCGTACCCGGCATTTAAGCGAAATAGGATCAGCTGTTATGCTTTTGTGCTCATTTTCCCGGAGGACGATCGCTTGTCCACACAAGAACCTACGTCGAAAAAGCATGCCATCGATCAGCTCTACGCTCTGATTGCGAACGAGGAAGACGCGCGGGTCTGCAAGGATATTCCTGCAGAAGCCTGCCAGGAAGTGCCCCGCAATTTCTTTCTGATTCTGGCCAGCAACGTGCTGACCAAGCTGGGCGACCTGCTGATCAGCCCGAA is a window encoding:
- the dctP gene encoding TRAP transporter substrate-binding protein DctP; this encodes MHTFRFRFWPLCAALVLALAGCSDNQNAGNGDSTAGTPEPPEYPVTWRFALEEIEGSVQHAYAEALKERIEERSDGRILIDIFPYGSLGTSTQLTELVRNGSVNLAFASPGHLADKVPEAGIFTLHFILPEDSQITRQLLASPELTGLFEQPYARQNMKLLGFVPEGWMAWTADKALRTPEDFQGLRIRTMTSNMAEEAYRAYGAEPSQIPYSQVYSDLQLRKIDGQSNPVFAIEEMDFHEVQSTLTLARPAQFVSSVISNLEWYDSLPENQKQWLDNALKDVAEIAWKTQEELNQTRLEKMLEEGQLSVVRLTDAERKAFREASRPVRDIYLERTGESGQKILEKLLQLIEEFEAGSRESAVSGNGG
- a CDS encoding mechanosensitive ion channel family protein; translated protein: MGDLGIQEAFSAITYKALLEALVVVLAATALTIAIQKLLPKIAGKLGGKPRFYILASVPLLRLIIIVGTIIVVVPILVEPSFENMVAIFGALGLALGFAFKDYANSLIAGIVTLYEMPYRPGDWIEVDGKYGEVRSIGARAAELVTPDDTVVVIPHGKLWASLIANSNDGTDNLMCVAEFNLEPHHDVSRVLGLLRDVAYTCPHTRTFRPVVVVVSNNPWGMCYRLKAYPVELKDQFRFISELTARGASALAAEGVSFVSAPVAGNR
- a CDS encoding 23S rRNA (adenine(2030)-N(6))-methyltransferase RlmJ, whose amino-acid sequence is MLSYLHAFHAGNFADVQKHAALTLALAMMQAKKSGIAGFDTHAGSAIYDLRSEKARKTGEADSGIQKLWKAREQLRSEDWRPVLDVMAQFNAGSGELTVYPGSPAWFRHFLRAEDGLTLFELHPAEGEQLADWASAGRARVLRQDGLAGLLRQLPPKQPRLLALIDPSYEIKSDYRDVAETMGKAWQKCRHGVYLVWYPVLTSGLHEQLKDAVRATAVRKVLCSEVHLRTPPERGMTGSGLLVINPPWGFDTRLSAMMNDIAGPDALNLSHGVEWLVSE